The segment GTGAAAAATACCCAGCTTCCTTTGAAACAATGGACAATCATATAGCTTCCTTCAGAAACTGTTTTGACCAGATTTCCAAAAGGTCAGGAAAATTAAAAGGCTGATATACCTGTACTGAAGACTATTAACGaagcaacaaatttaaaaatgcatTGATTAATGTGCTTTGTTAGGGTGGAACTTAGAACATAGTATTTTAATCAGGTGTGTTAGACATTGTGTGAATTTCCATACTAGAATCCATAGCTTCAGAGGCTGAAGCGTCATTATCTATTTTCTGTTCAAGAAATGCTTCTGTTCTTTCTGGAGATTCTATCCTGTTTCTTACTTCTGCTACCCCAGGGTGATTTTTTCTTAAATGCTGATTTAGCGTCCCTTGGAAAGGAAAACATTTCCCACAGATCTCACAGCGGAAGGGTTTATCATCCGTGTGGCCACGAATATGATACTCAAGTTGGTCCTTGCGTGTGTATTTCTTCCCACAAAACTTGCACACAAAAGGGGTAATTCCCATGTGTAATCGCATGTGTCGATCAAGGCTCCCTTTCTGGTTGAAAGACTTTCCACAGTAAATACAAATTAACCTCTCATTGTATGGATACCAATGACCTCTCGCATTTCTTTCCCGTGGACTGCTTTCATATCCTGGGTTACTCACTATGGTCTCACCATCAGCCCCTTGCATTAAGCCCTGAACATCACTATGTAAGTGACCAGAGGATACCCGTTTTTGGCGTGCACGACCTCCTCTGAAACAACTCAGCATGGACCTTGAAGGACTTGAATTGCTCAGGCTTCCAAAGGTTTCAGACATACTAGTAGCCTGGGATGAGGCATGGGAAAATGAATAAACATGTTGTAATACAGATCCATAGGAGCCAACATTTACTGCAACCACTTGCTCTCCATCAACCATTTCAGTATGGTATCCATCATCGCCAAGTGAGGAGCTATCAGAACAACTTGGCCGGTCAGATTTTTCCATTTTAACCTTCACCTCTGCAATCTGGCTCTCCCTTACTATCAGGTCCCCTTGCTCAGGATCACCTTCAATCTGAATTTCATATTCAGAGACACTTCCACTGCTTCCTCGATCCGAGTGCCCTTCTTCATGCAGACGACTGCGTAAAATTTTCCCTGTAGTAGTTTCCATCCTTAGATCACTACCCGCAGTTGGTTGTGGCACCTGAGAGCAATAAGGAGGAGATATTTCGACAGGATTGGCAAAGTAGCTGCTATCTTTTACTCCATTGTGGCTTTCTTGAGTTTCTTCAGCACCAACAGTGACAGAGTCAACATCACCAACACTGATCTTTGAATGGATACTCTCCAATATCTGTGTGCACTTGTCAATGACACACTGCATCTGTAGAAAGCTAGCTGCAGTTAGAAAACTAACAACATCCTTCAGCTGCAAGGACATCCTTCCAGTGTAACAAAATGAAAGTAACTGTTCAAAGACATTAGGGTTTTTAATAACTGATATTGATAAGCCACTCATGGTGCTTAATGCTGAATGATCACGGAAATATGGAGAACTGGCAGCTAGAACAGCTTTATGGGCTCTAAATGGCTGACCCTGAATATGCACAATTATGTCACATAGCTTCCCTTGCAGACGAAGCTCATTTAATTGGCTCAGAACAGTGTTGCTGTAGTCGGGCACATCAAACTGAATGAAACTGCTGCTGTCCATTTCTATTGATGTAGAACGTAATctgtgaaagaaaacaaaaagatatATAACTCAGGATTTATATACATTGTACATTTCAAATATAAGTGCAAACAAATGGTTAAAGTGTATCCTGTGTGTAATGACAAATTAATTCAAGTTAAAATAAAAGGTCTAAGGTACATCTAAGGCCAGGAATATTTTTTACAAGCGGTTTGTCTCCTACTTACATCTTTGTCGATtggctcactggtttgagcactggcctgctaaacctagtgttgtgagttcaatccttgaggggggccatttagggaacagggtaaaaatctgtctggggattggtcctgctctgagcaagggattggactagatgacctcctgagctcccttccaaccctcatattctgtgattctacaaTTCAGTGGCTCTCATATAACAGGACACAACAATGGTTTTTCATGAGTGTCCACATCCAATATAAAAGTAGCTTTATAACACAGGGACGCAATTTCACATTTCAATTGGGGTGGAAAGGGCAACGTCTAATGGGGGCCCTGGAAGCTCTCCAAATTTTTGAAAGATAAATGTCAAAATCCATACTCAGTCAGTCCCAATCACAGCTTCAGGGGGAGATAACTCATTCTATTCATCCTAGGAAAAACAGATTATGAAGCACAAGTTGGCAACCCCCCAATCCACAGACTGGGCTAGGGGTGGAGACAGGGCAATTCGGCAGAGGATGAGCTGGTACCAGTCATGCTCTGTaagccaggggagggggagaggggaaagagagggtGTTCATTTGCTTATGGAGGAGATTTGGCTCCTCACAACCACGGTATTCCACGATAGCAAGTCCCACCTATATACCATCAGACACCCGACAATGAAGTCTCACCTACATCCACTGAACTGTGCGTTTTCTGCTCCTCACATGAGACAGAAGAGCCAAGTCAAATCTCCTGTTTCATCGCTTCTCTAGCAACCAACACTTCCAGCCCCCTTCGCCAATCAATCACAACTGCCATCCCAGAGCACTGGTGCCAAGCAGTGGCAAGGGAGCTTGGCAATAGATGACGTTAGAACAGAGCTGCAGTCAGACAGGCAAGTCCCTGGGGCTATGCCAGGTAGGTTAGGGAATGGAGACTCCAGGTTGCCCACGGGGCTCTTCCCATGGAGAATTTCAGGGAGTGCAGACAGTGTCTGGgcctggagcctgggctgctCACTCGGGGTAAGGAGCAtgggttggggcggggggggcttaCAATGACCACTCTGCCTTACCCAAACAGCATCTCTGTTATAACATCAGTATCTGGCAGGAATGGCAAAACAAGATTAAGGAACCTGATAAATATTGAGTTTCCAGCAGGAGTCATAACCTCTCAAGTGCGTGCTGGACCATGGAACTGGAGACCATTCAGACTCCCACCAGGTATTGTTGCAGCACCGTGTGCTGCTGCTCGCCACTATGCCCACCCATGATTCAGTTGTCTAAAAGTAATTTTTCTGAAACACTTATTTCATGAAGTGCAACACAGTCTTCTAGAGTTTGTTAATGAAAACCACAAGCTTACAAATTGTTTACTTCTTGTGATCAGAACTTACTATACAGAGGAATTTTTAGTATCCATCTCCAATACGTAGATATGCATTGTTAATATTAGATATGCATTGTTAATATGTACTGACTAACATACAGCCAAAGAGATTCACAGTGAGAATGTGTCTAAACACATTTAATAGAATAGAAGGTTATGTTATTGCAGTGTGCTCGTGAGGTAAGTCTTGTAGCATTATTTCCAGTGGTGATAGAAAAtgaatccttaaaaaaaaaaaaaaaaaagaaagaaaaaaaatcacttagaaggATGGTATACTGTTTTATAGACtcaaagactttaaggtcagaagggaccattatgatcttctagtctgaccttccgcgcaatgcaggccacagaatctcacccactcactcctgtaacaaacccctatgtctgagctactgacgtcctcaacttgtggtttaaagacttcaaggtggagagaatcctccaacaagtgacctctgccccacactgcagagaaaggtgaaaccccctcagggcctttgccaatctgccctggaggaaaattccttcctgaccccaaatatggcgatcagctaaaccctgagcatgtgggcaagactcaacagccagacacccaggaaagaattctctgtagtaactcagatcccaccccatctaacatcccatcacaggccaccgggcatatttaccgctaatagccaaagatcagttaattgccaaaattaggctatcccatcataccatcccctccataaacttatcaagctcagtcttgaagccagatatgtcttttgcccccactactccccctggaagcctgttccagaacttcactcctctgatggttagaaaccttcatctaatttcaagtctaaacttcctgatggccagtttatatccatttgttcttgtgtccacattggtaccaagctcaaataattcttctccctccctggcatctatccctctgatatatttatagagagcaatcatctcTCTCCTccgccttcttttggttaggctaaacaagccaagctctttgagtgtcctttcataaggcaggttttccattccttggatcatcctagtagcccttctctgtacctgttccagtttgaattcatccttcttaaacaagggagaccagaactgcacacaatattccagatgaggtcttaccagtgccttgtataatggtagaAACACCTccttgtctctactggaaatacctcgcctgatgcatcccaagaccatattagcttttttcatggccatatcacattggtggctcatagtcatcctgtgatcaaccaatattccaaggtccttctcctcctctgttacttccaagtgatgcgtccccagtttataacaaaaattcttgttattaatctctaaatgcatgaccttgcacttttcactatcaAGAGAATCCAGGGGTCTACTATACATATAGGTTACTGCACTAGCTATTTCTTAATGGGTCCATAGACAATATATCTGGTACAAAGGACACTAGCAGCATATACTTGACACTTTTCTTCCCCCATCTCCACTTTCCCAATATTTCAACTCCTCAAAAATTACTTACAAAATTTATACTGAAAATATTAAGGTCTGGAATTAGAATcgcaaaagcaaggaaattccaAATGAAGGTGACATTTCATTCTTAATATGCAATTCTTATTCTGGGCATCAGAGGTCTCCAGCCACCGCTAAACTCACATACCATGTGTGCCACAATACtcaatgtgcaaaaaaaaaaaaaaaaaaagtgttaaggaTCGACTTTCAACAATCTTTGAACTTCCTTCCTTTTGTAGTTTTCAGCCTGTCCCCTATTACTATCTGCAGGTTATACATATGCAtttgaaattatatttttcttgcttcccttttttagcatctctttttcatattttgtctagaaatttcagattttattGGGATATTAATTGTTCTCTTGTAGATCTTGAGTAGCAACAACAGTGCAAAGGAGCAACACTATCTAGAAAGTCAAAAAActcccccaaaacattctcaaCTTTTCAACATGTGTCTGGAAGTGTTGTTCGAAGAGGCTCCATAgaaaaaagtaagtttcaagGTACAAAAACTAAACAGAAAGGCATTCTGTACAAATGCCTACTACAACAAGTGTGCTATCAAAATGTAGGAGAGAAGTCTGAAATatccattttaaattatttagaaAGCTATTTTAGGTATAGTCGTGCattaattatatataaaatacagtgCAAGGAGTATGTCAGGTCTTCACTAGAAAAAGTTTGCTGTTATTCCTGTGATGGCAAATTCTCCTAGTGCAGACTCACCTTATACCAGGGCCCTGAAAAATATAAGCTATACCGGCAAAACCACTCTTTTGCCAGTAGATTGCCATCTACACTAGAGCTTTTGACACTATACACCACTATCTGACAttgttatactggcaaaagactTGAGTGTAGTCCTGGCCATACTTCCACTCCCATGTAGTTCTAGGaactaaaacaaaatattcagattttgAGGCCATAAGGGACCACTGCCTGCATAACACAAACTGAACCACTTCACTAGTAATTTATACATCAATACCATAATTCCTTGTTGAGCCGCAGCatgtcttttaaaatatttagcctTGATTTAAAGgcctcaagtgatggagaatccaccatataccaaggtaagttgttccaatggttaattaccctcactgaaaAGAAGTGCACTCTATTtttagtctaaatttgtctatcttgagcttccaaccattggattttGATATGTCTTTTTGTTAAAGAGCTATCTACCATCAAACATTTTCctccatgtaggtacttgcaGGCTGATCAAGCTTCTTAagtctttcactataaggcatgttttccaaactTTGAATAATTCTTCAATAGCTTTTCTGACACCTTTCAAAATTTAACATCGTTTTCGAAGCATGGACACCAGAACAGTATTCCAGTAATATCTCACTTATGCTATAAACAGAGGTGATACCACTTCCTTACTCCTACTTGCTATTCCCATTTTTATACGtccaaggatcacatttgccCTCTTAGCTAATGCGTCACACTGCCTAACCTTATGGTTCTATAATGCCATCTACCAACATAGTATCTCGAGTGCACCAGAAGCATATGTTCCATTGGTTATCTATCATGACCCTACTTCTTAGGACAAGGTTAACATTACTTCAGATATGAGTAGTTTCTTAAAGTAACATACAAACAGCAAGgtctataaaaaaaaatctcatttttcaaTAGTGAAATCAATAGAAGGTGATGTAATAAACTTGGTATTTAATTTTCATACCTATGATGGAAACAGCAGGAAAGCATTGTGTAACTACTATATGGAGCCACACACTTGCCAAGCTCATATTTAATTTCTGCTTTTAAGTCTGCACCTGTTTAGTTTCATTCACTTGCTGATACATATCTGTCTGTTAAAACTGTTTGTGAATCATATAAGCTATAATCACATATTTAAATGTATGGAAGCCAAAAACCCTGCCATATATGATTTTTAAAGATCATCATTAATATAACCATAgacaaaaacattaaaacaacatGTGTAAAAATAACTTTTCTAAGTATTTCTCTCTCAGTCCCAATCAAAATTTAGACTGAACTGTCATCAACTGTAACCTCATACTttgttttgaaggaaaaaaatgctCCCGTAACACTGAGATTGGCTACAGCACTCTGATTCTGATCAAAGTGCAGGAGAAAGCTGAAAGAAAACAGTATGCTGTAATGGATATTCATGAAGACCTCATCTTAACTTTAAAAGATTTGAGTGCTTACTCCACTAATTTGTTAGAATCTGAAAGAACTTTTTTATGCAATCTGACATCTTATACACCACTATGATCACGTATGAGGACTTTTCagtgtttttcatttagaaaGATGACACTTTGGGCACTATGATCAGTGCTGAAAGTTTCAGAGTCAGATCCTCAACTACAGCTGGACTAGAAAATTAGCTTAAAGCTCACCTTTGCGTTCCTACACTCTTGCAGCTGCTATGGGCAGTTACCAGATTAGAACTGCCTACTTTTATGCAAGCTACTAAAAGGGCAAAGCAGTTGAAATTGAAGCCAGAAATTGGTGCAGTATAGGGCCCCCTACTAGGCCCCCTTTTCTTCAGCCACATCTCTTATGTCAGTCCTGGAGAGCAGAATTGTGTAGAAGCCTCTATGCCAGCTCTATTCCAGTGAAGGATTCCCCACCTTGCACTGGGGTGTTCCTCCCAGGCCCTTATACACTGGCTTTATGGAGAGAATCTGCTAACAGTGTGACACAAAGGGTCTTTGCTATGTTAatgaatctggccctcagttttGTAAGAACATAAAATAGCCATActagtcagaccaatggttcctctagcccagtatcctgtctagcCCAGTGGCTCTTCTGCAACTAATAAACAAATAGCATTTTATTAAGGACTGTGATCTTCCTGGAGAAAACAGCTTTTGCAGGCCAAAAATAACTTCAATTGTAGTATTTAACCAAAAGCACTTGTACTTCACTTTATATTAAGTAGACTACAAATATATAGTATTGCTCACTTTTCAGCCATTCCTAGGTTTAAGCTGCCATTTTCCTGGAAATCTTTTGTCTTTAGTCTTTCAAAAAGCACAAAAAACTGTagtttttttctatttaattcaAATGAAATAAGAAGAACATACTGATTATATAGATTTCAAAATCTATTTCACTAAATAAAGGGACTTTTCCAGACAATTCAcacaattaataaataaatattcagaaTAAATTCTTGGCCTTTTTGGACCCATGCACTTAAATTCTATAAGGGATAGCTGTATCTATATAtaaccacaaacacacacccccaTACATACTTCTATGAAGTTCATATACGGCAGCTACACCCCAGACCAATACTATTCCTTCCTTGTAAATCACAGAAGAAAAGGATGAATGACTAGAAGAACACTTCTTCAGAACAACTTTTTAAGCTTACCGGAACAGATAAACTGCTACAAAATATTAATCTTAGTGTATTGATTATATTTTTCTAGCAGTCTGGCATAATATGAGTAGTTTTACTGTACATTGCACAAATGAGGACTAACATTTAAGAATTGCTGTGCATGAAGGCAAAAGAGTGCTGAGGTAATCAAACACCTGCTGAAATCATAGTGTCTGAATGACCAAGATCAAAAACAGGTAACCTGGCAGCAGATCATCTCTCTACTCAAAAGTTTCCTATTATGCTTCATATTTACCAATGTGGTCAAACTTTGTCAACTAGAACTTCCAAAGAAGATTTCAGGAGACACGGCAataagaaggcagagacatttttaaaaaattgtactgAGGCCAACAAATAATGCCTCAATACCCTAGTTTAAATCACCATATACAAggagttcccaaacttggttcatcacttgttcagggtaagcgcCTGGCAGGACACGAGATgcttgtttacctgagcatccacagatatggccacttgcagctcccagtgtccgcagttcgccattcccagccaatgggagccacagaaAGTGTTTCAGTTGTTCATTGTATTATAAAATCTGTATCCTGGAAGTTAAAGCTGTGCAAGAGTCAATTTTTAAACTGATAATCTAAAGGGGGACAATTTAGAGGGGGACCACTTGTGGGACAATTATGGGCTCGTAAATATAgggtagtttttttgtttgtttgttttttagacttTGGCATCATTAGCAGAGAAAATAATTGATTCATTTTACTTCAGAGAGTGCCTGATATGGGATATTATTGGTACAGACACACCTTGTAACTGTTCCTCATTtcaaggcaaaaaaatcattcatttttGTCCCAGAGTTACTTTCATTCTGCACAAACTCGGTGTCCCAtcgcttatttttttttaattatttacatcagaaagAAAGAATCATTAAaccaaaattaaataaatagttAATGTACCCTAAAGGAATAAATCCCACAACAATTTCTGCATGAATTTATTTGTATCCTTCATTTTGAATCTCTCCTATTTGGGCCTTGGCAAGTTGCAAAGTACAGGTACAAAAACCAGAGTACACAAATATAGAATTCTGATCTCAGTACAAGTAATAATTTATTGTGAATCACTaagaaagtcaatgggatctggAGTTAGCCCCTGGGTCCAGAACAATACCACAATGCTACTGAAAGATGTTGCAATTTAGCTCAGTAACATTCTGCACTTTTTACTGTTGCACTAAAgcttcattttgtttattttttctcgATAGCACAGAAAGTAGTTTTTCTCTGTATCTTTCATATCTAAGGTAACATCAAAGCACTTTATATTGTACTGTGTTAGATACTGGCAAACCAAGAGCCACCCTGCACATAAAAACTCCTCACACTCCTTGGATGCATGAATGCCAGATACCGACAGGCGGAACACTGGTCATGACTCCAGGCTATTCCCAGAACTTTTTAAAGAGATACAGTACTTTTAACTGCTATCTCATCAGCCACACAAACAGGCAGAAATGGTCTTGGATTAATGTCATTCAAAAGGACTACATCTGTAATAATATGACAATACTGCACTGCCAACATTAAGAAGGAAACCAAGTCTCTCAAGACTGGAGGAATATAGAAGTTTGCGGTGTATTTCATAACAAATTTGATTAAGCATCCTTTCTTGACATaattggggaaaaaatcccaCGTCCCAAAACCAAATACAGAAATCAAAAGATgccaaatattttctttcaattGTTAAGAAAGGTGTACAGGTCACACAACATATACAGACTCCTTAAACTTCCCACAACACAAGGCACCGAGACAAAGAACTAAAAGTCCACTTGGCCGGGGTCAAAAGTTACACTTTCATAGTTTTTGATGTACATGTAACTTAGAGGGCAACTTGAAATAATATTTGTGCGTGTTGTGGTTTTGAAAATTCTCTCCTGGAATCACTAAATTAACATACTTTTGTTTAGGACAGATGGACCCTTAGCATGTCTTGTAATTGTAAGGCTATTAAAAATAACTGGACAACAATTTAAATCATGCCCCTCCTCTATTCCCCAAAAAAACTCCAAATCCCAACTCCAGAGAAAAAGGAGTTGACAGAATACCAGGCATAGGAAATGCTGCAGTATCCAGTCCCTCCATTTTTGTGCACAGGCAGGGTATTGAAGATTACAAATTTCAGGGAGAAAAATTCTTGTTAATTTTAATCTTCTGCCCAATAGGAACTAAAAAG is part of the Gopherus flavomarginatus isolate rGopFla2 chromosome 17, rGopFla2.mat.asm, whole genome shotgun sequence genome and harbors:
- the ZBTB34 gene encoding zinc finger and BTB domain-containing protein 34, encoding MDSSSFIQFDVPDYSNTVLSQLNELRLQGKLCDIIVHIQGQPFRAHKAVLAASSPYFRDHSALSTMSGLSISVIKNPNVFEQLLSFCYTGRMSLQLKDVVSFLTAASFLQMQCVIDKCTQILESIHSKISVGDVDSVTVGAEETQESHNGVKDSSYFANPVEISPPYCSQVPQPTAGSDLRMETTTGKILRSRLHEEGHSDRGSSGSVSEYEIQIEGDPEQGDLIVRESQIAEVKVKMEKSDRPSCSDSSSLGDDGYHTEMVDGEQVVAVNVGSYGSVLQHVYSFSHASSQATSMSETFGSLSNSSPSRSMLSCFRGGRARQKRVSSGHLHSDVQGLMQGADGETIVSNPGYESSPRERNARGHWYPYNERLICIYCGKSFNQKGSLDRHMRLHMGITPFVCKFCGKKYTRKDQLEYHIRGHTDDKPFRCEICGKCFPFQGTLNQHLRKNHPGVAEVRNRIESPERTEAFLEQKIDNDASASEAMDSSMEIHTMSNTPD